The following are encoded together in the Bubalus kerabau isolate K-KA32 ecotype Philippines breed swamp buffalo chromosome 3, PCC_UOA_SB_1v2, whole genome shotgun sequence genome:
- the LOC129647443 gene encoding placental prolactin-related protein 1-like, which translates to MAPAPSFRGHQWTYNPVRGSCLLLLLVMSNLLLCQGNSCPSCGPDVFVTFLKSLTDLFIDASWLSHDFYNLSTIMFHKFDEKYAQGKLYYINATKSCHTNSFHAPEERHKAQQMNNEDLSKWTLVLLYSWNKPLYHLVTELQSMKEVSEAFLSSTIEIENMSDKLQIFIESQFSKIIVSALKTIHEAPSSWSGLPSLMSSDEDRRLSEFYNLFHCLRRDSGKVDTYIKILACRICKTC; encoded by the exons atggctccagctcccagcttccGTGGACACCAGTGGACTTACAACCCTGTCCGAG ggtcctgcctgctgctgctgctggtcatgTCTAATCTGCTCCTATGCCAAGGCAACTCATGCCCGTCCTGCGGTCCTGACGTGTTTGTCACCTTTCTGAAATCCCTTACAGACTTGTTTATCGATGCTTCCTGGCTCTCCCATGACTTCTATAACCTTTCCACAATAATGTTCCATAAGTTT GATGAAAAATATGCCCAGGGCAAACTGTACTATATCAATGCCACGAAGAGCTGTCACACCAATTCCTTCCATGCTCCCGAAGAAAGACATAAAGCCCAGCAGATGAAC AATGAAGACCTTAGTAAGTGGACACTCGTGTTACTGTACTCCTGGAATAAACCTCTGTACCATCTAGTCACGGAGCTGCAGAGTATGAAAGAAGTGTCAGAGGCTTTCCTATCAAGCACCATAGAAATTGAGAACATGTCAGACAAACTTCAAATATTCATAGAGAGTCAATTCAGCAAG ATTATTGTTTCAGCCTTGAAGACGATACACGAGGCTCCCAGTAGCTGGTCAGGACTCCCATCCCTGATGTCCAGCGATGAAGATAGGCGTCTTTCTGAATTTTATAACCTGTTCCACTGCCTGCGCAGGGATTCAGGTAAAGTTGACACGTACATCAAGATTCTGGCGTGCCGAATCTGCAAAACGTGCTAA